Proteins co-encoded in one Marinobacter gudaonensis genomic window:
- the mobB gene encoding molybdopterin-guanine dinucleotide biosynthesis protein B — protein sequence MNIIGIVGWKNSGKTTLASALIRELSHRGLKVSSIKHAHHQVDIDQPGTDSYKHREAGAREVILAGGQRFAIMHELREAAEPALEELLARLSPCDWVVVEGYKTHDHPKIEVHRKDTARAPLYREDANIIAVASDYDADFQGPLFDVNDITGMADFIIENVPPSARES from the coding sequence GTGAACATCATCGGTATTGTGGGCTGGAAAAATTCCGGCAAGACGACCCTGGCCAGCGCACTCATTCGTGAGCTGTCCCACCGTGGCCTGAAGGTCAGCTCAATCAAACATGCCCATCATCAGGTGGATATCGACCAGCCCGGCACCGACAGCTACAAGCACCGGGAAGCCGGCGCCCGCGAGGTCATCCTCGCCGGTGGTCAGCGCTTTGCCATCATGCACGAGTTGCGGGAGGCCGCCGAACCCGCTCTGGAAGAACTACTGGCCAGGCTTTCACCCTGCGACTGGGTGGTGGTGGAAGGCTACAAAACCCACGACCACCCGAAGATCGAAGTACACAGAAAGGATACCGCGCGCGCCCCGCTGTACCGGGAAGATGCCAACATTATCGCCGTGGCCTCAGATTACGATGCGGATTTCCAGGGACCGTTGTTCGATGTCAATGACATCACCGGCATGGCCGACTTTATTATTGAGAACGTTCCGCCATCAGCGAGAGAGTCATGA
- a CDS encoding molybdopterin-binding protein, whose product MKPLRNDCFALPPGVNWTPVEEALERLHSRLHPVVDVDRAVPLSEVNGRILASDVLAPRAHPPSTNSAVDGYALAGPLTDVPCTLPLVDGRSAAGEPYQGTVPQGHAIRILTGAVMPAGTDTVVLEEDCEVVDGQLHLNGTLKQGANARKAGEDIRAEDHILTAGTRLTPTQISVLASVGVASVDVFQRLRVGVLSTGDEVKPVGAEVTDWQIYDANRPMLSALVTRLGYELVDLGHVLDRAEDVRAALERGAEQCDLILTSGGVSAGDEDHVSKTLKAHGEISNWRIAIKPGRPLALAMFRGTPVVGLPGNPVAAWVCALRFAAPAMALLAGGEWFEPQAYVLPANFSKNKKPGRSEMLRARVRDGQVEVFGSEGSGRVTGLAWSEGLVELDESARQIEPGTPVRFIPYGSFGL is encoded by the coding sequence ATGAAACCCCTTCGCAACGACTGCTTTGCCTTGCCCCCCGGGGTGAACTGGACACCGGTTGAAGAAGCGCTGGAGCGCTTGCACTCACGTCTGCATCCGGTGGTGGATGTCGACCGCGCTGTGCCCCTTTCCGAGGTGAATGGCCGCATTCTGGCGAGCGACGTGCTGGCGCCTCGGGCTCACCCCCCCAGCACCAACTCCGCCGTCGATGGCTACGCCCTGGCCGGACCACTGACCGACGTACCCTGCACACTGCCGCTGGTGGATGGCCGCAGTGCTGCCGGCGAGCCCTACCAGGGTACGGTTCCGCAGGGCCATGCCATCCGGATTCTCACCGGAGCGGTAATGCCGGCGGGTACCGATACCGTGGTTCTGGAAGAAGACTGCGAGGTGGTCGATGGCCAGTTGCACCTGAACGGCACCCTGAAACAGGGGGCCAATGCCCGTAAGGCCGGCGAGGATATCCGGGCAGAGGATCACATCCTGACTGCCGGCACCCGGCTGACACCCACACAGATTTCAGTGCTGGCCAGCGTTGGCGTGGCCTCGGTGGATGTATTCCAGCGCCTGCGCGTGGGCGTCCTGTCCACCGGTGATGAAGTCAAACCGGTCGGCGCTGAGGTAACCGACTGGCAAATCTACGACGCCAACCGGCCGATGCTGAGCGCCCTCGTTACCCGGCTGGGCTATGAGCTGGTCGACCTGGGCCACGTGCTGGACCGGGCTGAAGACGTCAGAGCGGCGCTGGAGCGTGGCGCCGAGCAATGCGACCTGATCCTGACCAGCGGCGGTGTCTCCGCTGGCGACGAAGACCACGTCTCGAAAACCCTCAAAGCCCATGGCGAGATCAGCAACTGGCGCATCGCCATCAAGCCGGGGCGGCCGCTGGCACTGGCGATGTTCCGGGGCACCCCGGTGGTTGGCCTTCCCGGAAACCCGGTAGCCGCCTGGGTCTGTGCGCTGCGATTTGCAGCGCCGGCCATGGCGCTGTTGGCCGGAGGCGAATGGTTTGAACCCCAGGCCTACGTACTGCCGGCCAACTTCTCCAAGAACAAGAAACCCGGGCGCAGTGAAATGCTGCGAGCCCGGGTTCGGGATGGCCAGGTGGAGGTGTTTGGCTCGGAGGGCTCCGGTCGGGTGACCGGTCTTGCCTGGTCTGAAGGTCTGGTTGAACTGGACGAAAGCGCCCGGCAGATCGAGCCAGGCACTCCCGTGCGCTTCATTCCCTACGGCAGCTTTGGCCTTTAA
- a CDS encoding helix-turn-helix transcriptional regulator, translating into MPLPAYLTTAEAAEYLRLKERKVYDLVSQGVIPCVRVTGKLLFPRQRIDLWLMNHLEGDDAVSSPTPQVLAGSQDPLLEWAVKESGAELALLCQGSGDGVQRLVDGRAMLAGVHIWHADSQSYNDPATLGLSGMRDLVLIRWARRQQGLLLAADNPLGLARIEDLARPGIRLAHRQPDAGVSHLLQGLLARHRIDARQLDWAVHPSLSEDDLALAIRQGEADVGVGIEAAARRQGLAFIPLQQEHFDVAMRRRHYFEPAMQRLLGFVGSERFVQRAEALGGYDISELGKVVYNA; encoded by the coding sequence ATGCCCCTTCCCGCCTACCTCACCACGGCCGAAGCCGCCGAGTACCTCCGTCTGAAGGAGCGCAAGGTGTACGATCTGGTCAGCCAGGGCGTGATTCCGTGCGTGCGGGTAACCGGTAAGCTGTTGTTCCCTCGCCAGCGTATAGACCTGTGGCTGATGAACCACCTGGAGGGCGACGACGCCGTGAGCTCGCCAACCCCGCAGGTGCTGGCGGGCAGCCAGGATCCGCTGCTGGAGTGGGCGGTGAAAGAGAGCGGCGCCGAGCTGGCGCTGCTGTGCCAGGGCAGTGGCGACGGTGTCCAGCGGCTGGTGGATGGCCGGGCGATGCTGGCGGGCGTGCATATCTGGCACGCGGACAGCCAGAGCTACAACGATCCTGCCACCCTCGGCCTGAGTGGTATGCGGGACCTGGTGCTGATTCGTTGGGCCAGGCGCCAGCAGGGGCTGTTGCTGGCGGCGGACAACCCCCTCGGGCTGGCCCGGATTGAAGACCTTGCCCGCCCCGGTATCCGGCTGGCTCACCGCCAGCCCGACGCCGGCGTGAGCCATTTGCTGCAGGGGCTGCTTGCGCGCCACCGGATTGATGCCCGGCAACTGGATTGGGCAGTGCATCCATCGCTCAGCGAGGACGACCTTGCCTTGGCCATCCGCCAGGGCGAAGCCGATGTGGGCGTGGGTATTGAAGCGGCGGCCCGGCGCCAGGGATTGGCGTTCATTCCCCTGCAACAGGAGCATTTTGATGTGGCCATGCGCCGGCGCCATTACTTTGAGCCGGCCATGCAACGCCTGCTGGGGTTTGTAGGCAGCGAACGATTTGTTCAGCGCGCCGAGGCGTTAGGGGGGTATGATATAAGTGAGCTTGGCAAAGTTGTGTACAACGCTTGA
- the mobA gene encoding molybdenum cofactor guanylyltransferase MobA yields the protein MKQCAVILAGGQATRMGGGDKGRLMLGDQSLIQRVIDRITPQVDAVVLNANGDLSRFSDLGLPVVPDSIGDFPGPLAGVLAGMDWAAEQGYEWLISVAADTPSFPLDLVERLGQADTPIALAATPDPDRGRLPQPTFGRWPVALRHDLRAALNDGVRKIRQWTQAKGETLVIFDDNDFFNINTPDDLAWAEQNLT from the coding sequence ATGAAGCAATGCGCGGTGATTCTGGCCGGCGGGCAGGCGACCCGCATGGGCGGTGGCGACAAGGGCCGTCTGATGCTGGGCGACCAGTCGCTGATCCAACGGGTGATAGACCGGATCACGCCCCAGGTGGACGCCGTTGTGCTGAACGCAAACGGCGATTTGAGCCGGTTCAGTGACCTGGGATTGCCGGTCGTGCCTGACTCGATCGGGGATTTCCCCGGCCCCCTGGCCGGCGTGCTGGCCGGCATGGACTGGGCAGCCGAGCAGGGCTATGAGTGGCTGATCAGCGTGGCCGCCGATACACCCTCGTTTCCACTGGACCTGGTTGAACGCCTCGGCCAGGCCGATACACCCATCGCGCTGGCCGCAACGCCCGATCCGGACCGTGGCCGTTTGCCCCAGCCTACGTTTGGCCGCTGGCCGGTGGCGCTACGCCACGACCTGCGGGCGGCCCTGAATGACGGCGTGCGAAAGATCCGCCAATGGACTCAGGCAAAGGGCGAAACCCTGGTCATTTTCGACGACAACGACTTTTTCAACATCAACACCCCGGACGATCTCGCCTGGGCGGAGCAGAACCTGACGTGA
- a CDS encoding putative sulfate/molybdate transporter — translation MGLTKKNLITEISGALGDIGTLLPLTLGAIGVAGLAPVPVLLGFALFYIATGLYYRLPVPVQPMKAVAALLLTTQMSAGSLIAGGMLIGAILLVLGSTGWINRAARLVPGSVLSGLQLGLGLLLAWMSVGLIVTSPMAGLVTLAVLILMLRLLPAWPAALVGLAVALGIGVLIGAPGLALPEASSQPLPLPQLPSVDEWQQGFSMLVLPQLALTVTNAIVLTALVVGDYFGEQGHRATPARLSVTTGLANLCLAPFGALPMCHGAGGVAAHYRFGARTGLAPVVLGSCLLLVALVPGGLSFIAAVPAAGLGALLLVAAVELGFSRRLRVAKPSCWPVIGVTALVTFWADPFFGLIAGVAAETFRAAWLRGLGSEARESGDSTG, via the coding sequence ATGGGGTTGACCAAAAAGAATCTGATCACCGAGATCAGCGGCGCGCTGGGGGATATAGGTACGCTGCTGCCGCTGACGCTCGGGGCCATTGGCGTTGCCGGGCTGGCGCCAGTGCCCGTACTGCTGGGTTTTGCCCTGTTCTACATTGCCACAGGGCTGTATTACCGCTTGCCCGTGCCGGTACAGCCCATGAAAGCCGTGGCGGCGCTTCTTCTTACCACCCAGATGAGTGCCGGCAGCCTGATTGCAGGCGGCATGCTCATTGGTGCGATTCTGCTGGTTCTGGGTTCGACCGGCTGGATCAACCGGGCCGCACGGCTGGTGCCCGGCTCGGTCCTCAGCGGGCTGCAACTGGGGCTCGGGCTGCTGCTGGCCTGGATGAGCGTCGGATTGATCGTTACCTCCCCGATGGCGGGTCTGGTGACCCTGGCGGTCCTGATCCTTATGCTCAGGCTCTTGCCAGCCTGGCCCGCAGCGCTTGTAGGGCTCGCCGTGGCCCTGGGAATCGGGGTTTTGATCGGTGCCCCGGGATTGGCGCTGCCTGAGGCGTCTTCGCAGCCCCTCCCGCTGCCCCAACTGCCGTCCGTAGATGAGTGGCAGCAGGGCTTCTCCATGCTCGTACTGCCCCAACTGGCGCTGACCGTCACCAATGCCATTGTGCTGACGGCGCTGGTGGTCGGCGACTACTTTGGTGAGCAGGGCCACCGGGCCACACCGGCACGGCTGTCCGTGACCACCGGCCTGGCCAACCTGTGCCTGGCGCCTTTCGGCGCCTTGCCCATGTGCCACGGCGCCGGCGGGGTCGCGGCCCATTACCGTTTTGGTGCCCGCACCGGTCTGGCACCGGTGGTCCTCGGTTCTTGTCTGTTATTGGTAGCGCTGGTGCCCGGCGGACTGTCGTTCATTGCTGCGGTTCCGGCGGCCGGGCTTGGTGCCCTGCTGCTGGTTGCGGCGGTGGAACTAGGTTTTTCCCGCAGGCTCAGGGTTGCCAAACCGTCCTGCTGGCCGGTCATTGGCGTAACGGCTCTGGTCACTTTCTGGGCGGATCCGTTTTTTGGCTTGATTGCCGGTGTGGCCGCCGAGACGTTCCGCGCGGCGTGGCTGCGGGGGCTTGGTTCAGAGGCCCGGGAATCCGGGGATTCCACGGGCTGA
- a CDS encoding ABC transporter permease yields MDNNNAFYVALSLLLNLDSSLLQIVGLSLQVSLMAVVIAAVLGFPLGAAVALWRFPGRGGVVVVLNALMGLPPVVAGLMVYLLLSRAGPLGEFGLLFTPGAMVIAQVVLVLPILAALSRQKVEELLGEYREQLVSLGMSRLRMMPTLLWDARFALLTILLAGFGRASAEVGAVMMVGGNIDGITRVMTTAIVLETGKGNLPLALGLGIVLLTLVMLINATVYLVGETARRRAG; encoded by the coding sequence GTGGACAATAATAATGCGTTTTATGTAGCACTCTCGCTACTGTTGAATCTAGATTCGTCACTGCTCCAGATTGTGGGACTGTCTTTGCAGGTCTCGCTGATGGCCGTCGTGATTGCAGCTGTGCTGGGGTTTCCCCTCGGCGCGGCCGTGGCGCTATGGCGATTTCCGGGGCGCGGCGGCGTCGTGGTGGTGCTCAACGCCCTGATGGGGTTGCCGCCAGTCGTTGCCGGCCTGATGGTGTACCTGCTGCTGTCCCGGGCCGGGCCACTGGGCGAGTTCGGGCTGCTGTTCACACCCGGCGCCATGGTCATCGCCCAGGTCGTGCTGGTCCTGCCCATTCTGGCCGCTCTCTCCAGGCAGAAAGTGGAGGAGCTTCTGGGCGAGTATCGGGAGCAACTGGTGTCTCTCGGCATGTCTCGCCTGCGCATGATGCCAACGCTGCTCTGGGACGCCCGTTTTGCCTTGCTGACGATACTGCTCGCCGGGTTCGGGCGCGCCAGTGCCGAGGTGGGCGCCGTCATGATGGTCGGTGGCAACATCGACGGCATTACCCGGGTGATGACCACCGCCATCGTACTGGAGACCGGCAAGGGCAACCTGCCCCTGGCCCTGGGGCTCGGCATTGTCCTGCTGACACTGGTTATGCTGATTAACGCCACCGTCTATCTGGTGGGCGAGACAGCGAGGAGGCGCGCAGGATGA
- a CDS encoding DUF6505 family protein, translating to MKLARTLRLDISDENVFERPAPSGEWAISGGFEFSNWTEADLKGKARQAFTNGWYSIESGGRASFVGVCDITEPELERLRHTLAQTFVEIYGAPDIESAYPVACEEIDQMRSMCEDFEDNTLLMVSRTLTDLGVEETYRSRAPQDASLEAFAVHGSVD from the coding sequence ATGAAACTGGCCCGAACCCTTCGACTGGATATTTCCGATGAGAACGTCTTCGAGCGGCCGGCCCCCAGCGGCGAGTGGGCCATTTCCGGTGGCTTCGAATTTTCCAACTGGACCGAAGCCGACCTGAAAGGGAAAGCCCGCCAGGCGTTTACCAACGGCTGGTACAGCATTGAATCCGGTGGCCGAGCCAGCTTTGTTGGCGTTTGCGATATCACCGAGCCGGAGCTGGAGCGGCTGCGCCACACCCTGGCGCAGACCTTCGTGGAGATCTACGGCGCCCCGGACATCGAGTCTGCATACCCGGTGGCCTGTGAAGAAATCGACCAGATGCGCAGCATGTGCGAGGACTTCGAGGACAATACCCTGCTCATGGTCAGTCGTACCCTGACCGACCTGGGGGTTGAGGAGACCTATCGCTCAAGGGCGCCGCAGGATGCTTCACTGGAAGCCTTTGCGGTGCACGGCAGCGTGGACTGA
- a CDS encoding substrate-binding domain-containing protein → MKRALNLILACVATLSLGQPLSAQVEEYITLASTTSTQNSGLFDAIIPKFKEATGIDVRVVAVGTGQAFEIARRGDADSLLVHDTAGEKRFVENGFATERADVMYNDFVLIGPSEDPAGISDAQSAAEAFAAIAEAEAPFASRGDDSGTNRAELRLWENAGVVPSGDWHRELGSGMGATLNTAAAMDAYVMSDRATWVAFKNPQNLQLLYAGDPAMFNQYGSLLLTKEKHPGPKHDLAEQWHNWLISEAGQQAIADFKVNGQQLFFPNAK, encoded by the coding sequence ATGAAGAGAGCATTGAATCTGATACTGGCCTGCGTAGCGACCCTGAGCCTGGGCCAGCCCCTGAGCGCCCAGGTGGAGGAGTATATTACCCTGGCTTCGACGACCTCGACCCAGAATTCCGGACTGTTTGACGCCATCATTCCGAAGTTCAAAGAGGCCACCGGCATTGATGTCCGCGTCGTTGCCGTCGGTACCGGGCAGGCCTTTGAAATCGCGCGTCGGGGCGATGCTGACAGCCTTCTGGTCCACGACACCGCCGGCGAGAAACGCTTTGTCGAGAACGGTTTTGCCACTGAGCGCGCCGATGTCATGTACAACGATTTTGTACTGATTGGACCGTCTGAGGATCCCGCCGGCATCAGCGACGCACAGAGTGCCGCCGAGGCCTTCGCAGCCATCGCCGAGGCGGAAGCGCCCTTTGCGTCCCGCGGTGATGACAGCGGCACCAACCGGGCCGAACTGCGTCTGTGGGAGAATGCCGGAGTGGTACCGAGCGGCGACTGGCACCGCGAATTGGGCAGCGGCATGGGCGCCACCCTTAACACGGCCGCTGCCATGGATGCCTACGTGATGTCTGACAGAGCCACCTGGGTGGCCTTCAAGAATCCGCAGAATCTCCAGCTGCTCTATGCCGGCGATCCCGCCATGTTCAACCAGTATGGCAGCCTCCTTCTGACAAAGGAAAAGCACCCGGGGCCCAAGCATGACCTCGCGGAACAATGGCACAACTGGCTGATTTCGGAGGCAGGCCAGCAGGCCATTGCCGACTTCAAGGTGAACGGACAGCAGTTGTTCTTCCCGAACGCGAAGTAA
- a CDS encoding formate dehydrogenase accessory sulfurtransferase FdhD, producing MDPILPDPKDPRLSRAVEGVDETGQPKSISVIEERPLTIYLNSQEIVTAMTIGDHPEYLALGFLLNQGMLTSRDEVTGIDYDEELEVAVVRTAGMTNVEDKLEKKTRTSGCAVGTVFGDMMAGLEGLELPDTPVHTSTFYDLSFQINHTPSLYMETGAIHGTALCQGRKILAYMEDVGRHNAVDKIAGWMHQNNISPEDKVLYTTGRLTSEMVIKTSLMGIPTLISRSGFTAWGVDIARQVGLTLIGRMRGRKFTCLSGQHRLVYDQDLSQVPEEDKKMRRKGARDD from the coding sequence ATGGATCCCATACTCCCAGACCCGAAAGATCCCCGCCTGTCCCGCGCCGTAGAGGGTGTTGACGAAACCGGCCAACCGAAATCGATCAGCGTGATCGAAGAACGCCCCTTGACCATCTACCTGAACAGCCAGGAAATCGTGACCGCCATGACCATCGGCGACCACCCGGAATACCTGGCGCTGGGGTTTCTCCTGAACCAGGGCATGCTGACATCTCGGGATGAGGTCACCGGCATCGACTACGACGAAGAATTGGAAGTGGCGGTAGTCAGAACCGCCGGCATGACCAATGTCGAGGACAAGCTGGAGAAGAAAACACGCACCTCAGGTTGTGCCGTGGGCACGGTGTTTGGTGACATGATGGCGGGCCTGGAGGGGCTGGAACTGCCGGATACTCCGGTACACACCAGCACCTTTTACGATCTGTCGTTCCAGATCAACCACACCCCCAGCCTGTACATGGAGACCGGCGCCATCCACGGCACCGCACTCTGCCAGGGCCGTAAGATCCTGGCCTACATGGAGGATGTCGGGCGCCACAATGCGGTGGACAAGATCGCCGGCTGGATGCACCAGAACAACATTTCGCCCGAAGACAAGGTGCTTTACACCACCGGCCGCCTGACCTCGGAAATGGTGATCAAGACCTCCCTGATGGGCATCCCCACCTTGATCAGCCGCTCGGGGTTCACCGCCTGGGGCGTGGACATTGCCCGCCAGGTGGGGCTGACCCTGATCGGGCGCATGCGCGGCCGGAAGTTCACCTGCCTCAGTGGTCAGCATCGGCTGGTGTACGACCAGGACCTGTCACAGGTGCCCGAAGAGGACAAGAAAATGCGCCGCAAGGGCGCTCGGGACGACTGA
- a CDS encoding ATP-binding cassette domain-containing protein, which produces MTSLNGLFTAATLLSPAPALHFDKVTFSHQEKTLLGPCSFVLDGAGPTLVMGPNGAGKSLLLRLAHGLLTPTLGQVSWSTGIRPRQAMVFQQPVLLRRSAMANLVHALAVNNAARRTRTKLVAEALERFGLTARAHTPARVLSGGEQQRLALARAWVLRPQVLFLDEPTSALDPAAIKAVEASVLEFHNQGTRIVMTTHDLHQARRLASDVLFLSGGQVREHTPAQTFFQSPASREGRAYLSGELVD; this is translated from the coding sequence ATGACCTCCCTCAACGGGCTTTTCACCGCGGCCACGCTACTATCCCCTGCGCCCGCCCTGCACTTTGACAAGGTGACCTTCAGCCACCAGGAAAAAACGCTTCTGGGCCCCTGCTCGTTTGTGCTCGACGGCGCCGGCCCCACCCTGGTCATGGGCCCCAACGGCGCCGGAAAAAGCCTCCTGCTCCGATTGGCTCACGGCCTGCTCACCCCCACCTTGGGCCAGGTATCCTGGTCTACCGGCATTCGCCCGAGGCAGGCCATGGTGTTCCAGCAGCCGGTGCTGCTGCGCCGTTCGGCCATGGCCAATCTGGTCCATGCCCTGGCGGTAAACAACGCGGCGCGCAGAACTCGCACCAAGCTGGTGGCGGAGGCGCTCGAACGGTTCGGTCTCACCGCCCGCGCCCACACCCCCGCACGAGTACTGTCCGGCGGTGAGCAGCAGCGGCTTGCCCTGGCCCGCGCCTGGGTACTCCGCCCGCAAGTCCTGTTCCTGGACGAGCCCACCTCCGCGCTCGACCCCGCCGCCATTAAGGCCGTTGAAGCTTCGGTACTGGAATTCCACAACCAGGGCACCCGCATCGTGATGACCACCCACGACCTTCACCAGGCACGACGACTGGCCAGCGATGTGCTGTTCCTCTCCGGCGGGCAGGTCCGCGAGCACACACCCGCACAGACGTTTTTCCAATCGCCCGCGTCCCGCGAGGGTCGGGCCTACCTTTCCGGAGAACTGGTTGACTAG